Sequence from the Rutidosis leptorrhynchoides isolate AG116_Rl617_1_P2 chromosome 3, CSIRO_AGI_Rlap_v1, whole genome shotgun sequence genome:
tcatagtcgtacgaaacacatcaagataaggtatcattttattcgacaacatataaatgatggcactttattcttgaagaaaatctttggtactaagaatcctgccgatatgtttactaaggtggtgacgacggagaaattgaggttctgcattacctcaattggtcttctcatgacTTGATGAGAGAAGACCACAACTAGAGATTGAGAAAGCAAGTGTTACATGTTTAAaaagtagtattgaagaccttttatcgaaagtctactcattcgaAGTATGTATTGAGCGTGCGTGTTCCAAATGTTATTTagcggtaatcgaaggtggtttaatgttcttggttagaTCATTGATATGATTGaagttttgttcaaagtctccaagtgggagattgttggagtgtgGAGAAGTTAAACAAAACAAGAAACCTGAAACTGTggagtgatgcggcgcatcatcacttggatgcggcgcatcactgGCCTAATTTTGTTCGAGAGTTTTAGATGCGAAGCATGCAAAGGATATGGCGCATCAAGACTAAGCAATGCGGCGCATCGTTCTCAGATGCGGCACATCGTATAGCTGGCAGCAGTCTGGAACGTGTAACAATCAAGGTGATGAGGCGCATCACCTACAGATGCGGCTCATCGACTGTCAGGCTGCAAGTTGTTCAAGTTGATCAAATGGGTTCCGGATTTTGTTGACTAACCTTTTGCTTTAGGTGCAAAGTGGGTACTTTACACCTTGAATTAAGGTTGTGATCATACTAATTCAAGGGTGTAAAGCAAGCTAGTTGGCTAACATGATGATTCCATGAAACCACTTGAAGATCAAATTGAAGTTTGGTTGTTGTTGTTTGTGTTCTTGTttctcctatatatagaactcattcatagtcattgtaacacaccactctaaatattcagtaaataaacactctctagttggtccgtggactaaagcaatcacaacgattgcatataaccacgttatatcttgtgtcgttctttaTAGTTCTTGCatttaatctttcgttcattaagtgggtttgagtaatcttgatagaatcactactcggctagtaatcttgtagaattaataGCGTTGTTTTGTTCCTAAATATCCTAACAATTTACACTAGACCTCATAACCCTTCCCTCACTTTACACCTAAACCAACACACACTCACCAATTCACTCTCCCTTGTAACAAACTTGTAATCAACTCATATCCTTGTAACACTCTATGAATTTTGGCAACATGAAGGTTTGAAGATCATAGCTACTGTTTTTCATATTCATCTTCAACATacaacatacatatacatacagtaAATATACAAAACATACTTACACCTCCTGTACAATCTCAAATCAAGTTTCTATAGCACGAATTCAACGAAAACTTACCTCTACATCGAGTTGTCTCATCTCACATCGGCTATGGGGCGAAATGTTGTGGTGCTTATAATAGCTTGGATTCCTCATTCCCTTGAGTTAACTTTGAAGTTGAATTGAGATCAAGTCTATTATTCGCTTATGTTTATCATGCCTGCTGACTGTATCTAATTGTCTATATATGCAAGGTAAGGTACCCTTTTCGTGGTAAATAATATTTAAGATTTACTATCGATTAAAAATTATCGAACACCAACCAACTTGCAATTGTTTTCATTGGATGCCAAAACATTTATGGTTCCTAGTTCTTTGTCCTCATTTTGATGTATgtgattattttattttttttagttttgatGTTATCTAAACATTTTATAATTGAAAGGCCACATCAAGCATGCTCCCAGCTTCAATATAATATTGTGTATGATCATATATCAATAGCTAGTTGacaatttaaaaatcaaattaaaattaataatctgaCCTATTTCTCAAAAGCTTTTCTTAGAAAAAAATAGGCCACctgttcatatatcttaccttcaCATTCAATTGTTATTCACTATTTGAGTCCTTTCTTTCATTTTACCTTAACATTCAATTGTTATGGCATCTTCAATCACAAAGTTTGGTCACTTACAAATCCCACTTAAAGACGTCCTAGAAGTCACCAACAACTTTGATGAGAAAAACGTCATTGGGCATGGTGAGATGGGCAAGGTGTATAAAGGAAAGCTCTTGCGTTCCGGGAAGTGGGTGAAAATTGCTGCAAGGAGATTAGACAGTAAACATAAGGGAGGAATCGAGTTCTTGACAGAGATTTCTGTGCTTTCTAGTCTCAAGCATGATAATATAGTCTCTATTATCGGGTTTTGTGATGAAAAGGATGAAAAGGTGATTATAAACGAGTATGCGGCCAAGGGAAGCCTCCAGATGCACCTAAGCAAGCCAACCCTAACATGGGTTCAAAGACTAAAGATATGTATTGGTGTTGCGCGTGCATTAAGTTACATCCATTATGAGGATGGACGGAGTTACTCTGTGATACATCGTAACATTAATAGCTCTACAATCTTATTAAATAATAACTTTGAGCCAAAGTTATCTGGCTTTGAATATTCCATCCAACGTTCAGTACATGAGATGGATCAGGTTCTCATCACGAAAGCTATTGGTACAAAAGGGTATGTGGACCCAGAAACAGAAGGTGTGACCTACAAGTCGGACATCTACTCATTCGGTATTGTTTTATGGGAAATATTATACACGAGGAAAGCATTTCTTCCCGATGAATTTGATAGATTTCTAGCTCCACTGGCCAGATTTCATTATGAAAACCAAACATTGTCTGTGAGCCTGAGACGATACATCCTAACTAAACAAATAGGCGCGGAATCAGCCAGAACTTTCCTGGCAGCGGCATATTATTGCACAAATGATGAGCGATCACAACGCCCAGATATGAACTCTGTTGTCAATGAACTTGAGAAAGCGTTGGAGCTTCAGCTGCAACATGAAAGGCTTTATGTAAGAGCCTCCTTTTTTTCGTTTCTTTTGCTATCATATTTTGTATGTTAATTGATTTTTTCTCATTATTTTGTTTGATCATGTTAACGAATTGTCAAGATATGCAGTTGACTTAGAAGTGTTCAAAAGTGGTGGTAAAATGGGTTAGACTATAGAGAGAATAGAATGAAATCTCAATTCTTTATTGATGATAGCATTACTATTTATAGGAGTACAAAAGTTATTTGCCAAGATATAGAGTTATACTAGGAAACAAATAATACAATACAACAAGATCCTCATCTTAGGAGAAGAAATACACAATATATATGCCAATATTATATATCTGTAACATGCCCCTCAAGAGGGAAGGTCTTTTAGTTAGTCCGCATTACTCGTAACTGTAAAAAGAGACTTTAAGAGTCCAAATTACAATTTCTTTACATGTAACAACCTTTAATTTGTCCCTCCTTGTTGCAGAGACGCAACTGGGAACGCTTGACATCTCAACTCAGTCACTTGAGGATTAGACTCGCGGATATAATTTTGGCCACCAATAACTTTTCAGATGACACATACGGCTGTAAGAGAACCCCGTTCTATGACTTGTATAGAGCAGAACTTGAAGACTTGGATAAAAAGAAATTTGCCTCTGTAGAAGAGAGGAATAAAAGTGAACATCCCGAGAGATGCACCACCGTCTTTATTAAACGCCTACGCCCTAGAGAAGACATGTTTGGAAAAGATGTATTCTATACAGAAATTGAAATGCTTACAACTTGTAAGCATCTCAACATAGTCACTCTACTTGGATTTTGTGATGAAGATCTCGAGAAGATCCTTGTTGTTGAGGATGCTTCCAATGGATTACTTATTGAGTATTTGTTAAACCACAGAGACAAGTCTGTTCTTACTTGGGAAATACGTCTGAAATTATGCCTTGATGTTGCATATGGATTAAAGTACCTACACCATGAGATGGAAGACCAGAAGTCAGTGATAATCCGTGATTTCAATACATTCTCAATTGCTTTTGATGAGAATTTGGGGGCCAAGATTGTTGACTTGGGGCGCTCGGTGTTCCTTCCTCCTAACCAAAAGTTTCTTAAGTTGAATTCGATTTGTGGCAGTTCATTTCACATGGATACAGAATATCATGAGACAGGTAAGTTAACAAGAGAATCAGATATATATGCTTTTGGAGTGATTTTGTTTGAAGTTTTATGTGGAAGGATGGCCGATGATGACATGTACTTAAGGGAGAGTAAAGTTGGGTTGGTACATGTGGCACGCATACGCTTTCGTAAGGGAACCCTAATGGAAATAATAGATCCTATAATGAAGGAAGCAACTGATGACAACAATTTAGTTATAACTAAAGGTCCCAACAAATATTCTATAGACGCATTTGCAGATATTGCATATCGGTGTGTGGATGAATATCAAAAGAAACGTCCAACCATGGAAGATGTTGTCAAAGAGCTTGAGAAAGCATTATCGCTTCAAGTAAGTCAATATATCAAAAGAATTGTTCCTTTT
This genomic interval carries:
- the LOC139902648 gene encoding receptor like protein kinase S.2-like, whose translation is MASSITKFGHLQIPLKDVLEVTNNFDEKNVIGHGEMGKVYKGKLLRSGKWVKIAARRLDSKHKGGIEFLTEISVLSSLKHDNIVSIIGFCDEKDEKVIINEYAAKGSLQMHLSKPTLTWVQRLKICIGVARALSYIHYEDGRSYSVIHRNINSSTILLNNNFEPKLSGFEYSIQRSVHEMDQVLITKAIGTKGYVDPETEGVTYKSDIYSFGIVLWEILYTRKAFLPDEFDRFLAPLARFHYENQTLSVSLRRYILTKQIGAESARTFLAAAYYCTNDERSQRPDMNSVVNELEKALELQLQHERLYRRNWERLTSQLSHLRIRLADIILATNNFSDDTYGCKRTPFYDLYRAELEDLDKKKFASVEERNKSEHPERCTTVFIKRLRPREDMFGKDVFYTEIEMLTTCKHLNIVTLLGFCDEDLEKILVVEDASNGLLIEYLLNHRDKSVLTWEIRLKLCLDVAYGLKYLHHEMEDQKSVIIRDFNTFSIAFDENLGAKIVDLGRSVFLPPNQKFLKLNSICGSSFHMDTEYHETGKLTRESDIYAFGVILFEVLCGRMADDDMYLRESKVGLVHVARIRFRKGTLMEIIDPIMKEATDDNNLVITKGPNKYSIDAFADIAYRCVDEYQKKRPTMEDVVKELEKALSLQELLKS